TCGGAGCTGGAACACAGCAGGACTGTGTGAGACGGAGGGACGGccctgtacacactcactgtgcactgtgagggaggtggggaagGTGAGCCATGGTGACAAACGTGTGGCTGAGGGTCTCCATCGGCGTGATTCGGTGCTCTGCGTCCAGCGTCAGCATCTTTTTCAGCAGGTCCATGAACTCACGCCGGTCAGCCTTCTCCACTAGAATGTCTCTGCTTTCTAGACTGGGCATGTTGACCTGCATGGGAGACGAACCGGTAGGTTATATTATGCGCCAGCAGAGGGCGACGATGTGCCTAAGATGCTGTTTCAGCAGCAAAATCGGCGtgcgtttctctgcatttctaaGGCGCTGTTGCAACTTACATACACTTATTATGAGAGCACGAACCCTCAAACCCTTGAACTCAGAGCCAAGACCTTCTCTACATGCTCCACCAGCAGCTAGTGCTCTTTGTGCTCTTTGTTGCAGTGATGCAAAGCGTGCGATAAGGTGAACAAGAGCACAACTAACCTGCATCATGTCGTCGAGACAGTTGAAAATATATTTCCTGGTCTCTCTGGACTCGACGCCAAGCTCCACCTTATGCTCCAAAGGCGTCTGGGGAACATagaagcagaaaaaaaatattcaggTGTACCGTCAGGTGCCATTACAATTCTCTTATGAAGCGAACACATGGCACACGAAGGATGGGGGACCTTGAGTCTCCACAGATGGTAGCTGGAGCCAGAGCCCCTGTGGAAGTAGCATCCGGTCTTGGTTCCCGCGCTCAGGAGGTTCTCTGGTGGAaggccctgcgtctgggagatgtacCGGATCTGCGGCGACAGCACACAGGAGGTATGATTTTATGGTATGATGGGATGACTTTATTTTACGTTCATATATGGATCCTGAAGACGAGCTAGCAAAGACAACTACTCTAAAAATCCGAACCCTACATGTCACTACGGCCACAAAGCCGTAAGGGCCTCGCATTCCTAAAACACCTTGCACCAGTCAACCCTGTTGTACTGGGAACTTCACCTGGACCCAGCTTAGAATTCCACTGTCATAAAACCAGAGATTTTCTTCCACTGCAAGACAATATTTCTAGCACTACTGTAAACAGCTCTTATTAGATTACCAATTACAGCCAGAAAACACATCTCAGACCTAAAGAGCCCAAAGATCACATTTGAGTTCATTGTTTTGTTGGTTCCCCAAAAATCATTCATAGTCTCTTCCTTGCCAGTCATCAGGGACCAGCTAACAAGCTGCATAGTTTAAGGGTGTCCATCACCATTAGCAACACCACTCTTCTCCCAAACAAGATTTACATCTTTATTACACAGCGAGGAAGTTCTGGAAAGGAGGTGGGAAAGCAGACTCTGAATCAGCGCTGTTCTTTGATGCTTCGTGAATAAGGACAGCGTGAGAAAGGCGAGGTTCGGGTCCGAGGCCCGTGGGCTGACCTGATCATATTCAGATGCTCCAGGATACAGGGGCCAGCCCAGGAAGAGCTCGGCGATGACACAGCCCAGGGACCACATATCAATGGCCTCGCAGAAAGGGAGACCCAGGATGATCTCGGGCGATCTGgaccaaaaacacaaaaacgtcCATCATAACGTCTAGCATGATACTCTAGTTTGTTGTGATTCAAAggtactcactttaacacagagtgatgaattaattagtgaaaatgtaaaagctttAAGCTTTAAATTGGTAGCGCAATACTGGCCTGTGCATTACCCATCTACTACAGTAGAGTAACCTGAGTGGAGCCAAGTTCACCAACACACTGGCACTACATACTGATGTGTTGTTCTCCACTACGTAAATACAGAACAACACTGCCATGGTGTAACTACAATGGAGCAGTACACTTACCCTATACTGATATTACCAAAGCCCGAAGCATAAAACCaaccaaaaataaaatttttatatGTGCTGAGAGCATCTTAACTTCTCAGGCACTGAATATATTAGGATATTCATTGGTGTTTGGATAAATTACACATACATGATCCAGTTAAAAATACATCACTTATAAATCAAACGGCAATCAAACGTGTTGCAGTTCATCGTAAGGCTTATCACGATTTTACTGAATAGCCGTGTCACCACAGCCGTCCGCAACGGGCAGTTCAACTCTCAAGCACACTCGAGAGGAACCAATTCCCGCTACCATGCGTCTGTTTCCAACGCCCCTCAGGCTGCATCACTCACCGGTAGTATCTGGTCTGTAGGTAGGAGGAGCACACGGCGTCGGAGACGTGGGTGGCAGAGCCGAAGTCGATAACCTTAATGCGGTACGGCTGCCTGACGGGGTCCACCAGCATGATGTTGTCGGGCTTGAGGTCGGTGTGGATCAGGCCCAGACTCTTTAGCTTCAAGAGCGCGGTGGCCAGCTGCTGTAACATGGGCCGGATGTACTTCAGCGGCAGCGGGCTGAACTCGCTGTGCTTCAGGAAGTCGTACAGGCTctgccccagcatctcaaagacCAGGCATATGTGGTTCCTGTGCTGGAAGCACTCGTACCAGCGCACAATGTTGAACTCGTCTGCGTTCTCCGTGCTCAGACGGCTCAGGATGCTCATCTGAGCAGATGGGGGAAGATGGGACAGGTGTTAATTCACGTGGGCACAGCGTTCAAGGGCTAATATGTTACGTAACTTCAATAACATCAACCCATTTACTGCATGGCTCCCTTCAGACATTTACTTTTGCTATATTTGACAGATGCTCTTTTACAGAGGGAAATTACCCCTGATTACAAACTGCACAGTCTTAGTCAATATCAGCCTATTACATCTTATTAGAGCaggaacaaagcaacatcagaaTCAGGGCTACAACCGATTCTCAAAACCTCAGTTAAATCAGGCACAATTTTCCCACCTCGATCTGGCCCTGGCGGGCAAAGTAAGGGTGATCTTTTAAGATCTTGATGGCGACTGTTTCATTGGTGCCGAGCTTCCAGCACTTGGCCACCTGGCCAAAAGCCCCACAGCCCAGGAACTCCAGCACCTCGTATCTGTTGGAGACAGAGCAGAGGACCTCGTGCTGCTCTAGATGGTAGTCGATGGTGGTGGAAGCCTCGCCCCAGGCCATGCGGTTGGAAAGCCCAGGGGCGGAGAGCTCCTCCAGGGTCAGCACACTGTCGCtgctgtctgcctctctgttcttcctcttgAGTCCACCGCGCTTCCGGTAGGCGTTGCCACTCTGCGAGGCCAACGCTACGTCTACACCCTGCCGGCTAGGcgaagatgaagaggaggacgaagaccacaaagaggaggatgaaggccACCAAGAGGAGGACGAAGACCACGAAGGTCTTGAGATGCTGCTGGTGATGTTGGCAGCACAGAACCCAGTCTGCCTGTGCTCGGCtccagaggagggagagaccacGGCAGCTGAGTTATAGTTAGGGTTGAATGTTGAATCCGCGGGAGAGGGCGCCCCCGTATGGTCAGGGCACTGCAGGTAGTAGCTGCTCTCACCCGCCTGACCGCTCACATCCCGGGATAAAACTTGGAGCTGGGAGGTCAAACCTTTAGATGATAACCTTCTCCTCTTAGGCTGACCTCGACCGGCCATTTTTGTCAAATCTACTTCGTTTCGACAGGTACTTTACAAAAAAATCCAATTAGGGGTTATATATAACTTTAAAACTAAAACACTGGTAGATAACGGTTAAACGAACAATCTGAAATCGTATTTAGCTCGTATGGTTAGCTAACTTTATAACAATCTTTCCGAAGAAATATCTGTAGAATACAAGACGGAATTCATTGggaatcaaacataaatattgtTGTGTTTCTGACAACGCGTAATATAAACGCGGTTTCCAGGAAATATCCTTTACAATTCTACGGATTCTTCGTGACGGTAACACGCACCACAACGCGCTATGCAGCGCTGCTTTATTAGCATATAGGATCAAATATAAGGTCGTAACGTTTGAgttcaaaacaatacacaaaacaacagcaatgttgtaaatgtgcgtgtttgggtagccagctatagttttgctttttctccaattagctagctagttattacctagtcccccccctcccaaacgaTCACATTATCAGTACCCAAAGCAGTACAATGACCTAGTCATTTCAAATAGGATACCCAAATAATGAATCCAGATTCTGAAATCAGACATTACAAATAAaccatatattatttatttaaagataTGATATTCTTTGAATATTTGCATGCACATGGGAGTTGTGTTGGATAACTGTAATACAATACTAAACGTTATGAACGGGCTGAAAAATCAAAACGCATAAAGGTACAAAAAAGGTAACGCACATATCTATATAACCCAGCGAGACCGTGTTTGGTAATACGATTGTTGACGTATTCATATATAATTAAGATATATGCTAGTTTGGTTAGGATTggcaaatattttatttaatggcagtttcttttcaaaacccacaatcttaacgtcttcatgcgCTCTCGAGTTTCccgctggaattacaagaggatgGTACATTTCttattgtcgtggaaatttcctgaaaatagatgaggacccagacgtggttaaaagagagatttattacaaaagtaaaaaagcaaGAGAGTCTCGTATATAACAggaactctgaggagagaggccaGTCCGATCTCCTTTACTCCGTTATCACATGTTCACAGTACATTTGGACACACTGAGAAACTGAGGAGGGAGAATGCATAGTAGACAGTGTTCGTCTCACGTGTGTATACGGAGCTTTCCTGTTTTTAGCGAAATCACAATAATCTAGGAAACCTGATCCAGTAGAAATTTCCTTAACATGAATATTTTATAAGACAACTGATTTTTTCCTGCATTATTACACTCTGGGTTGGCAAAGAGTTATAGTTGATTAGTGTCTGTCTGCATTGAAAGTTTTAACAGAGAAGCACATATGAgggcagggctggactgggacaaaaaattggccctggcatttttggtttagacgggcccctcataattagcggagcacaaccgacttgtaatttatgtatgtggggtacgacGTAGAAAACTAATTTTTaaattactggttaaagtcattggattcaatcttagcattattatatcacaatcacttttatgatttttattgaaatcatctctgatatgtattttctgaatatctctgatcatgggtgtggtagtggggggaaaagtggacctgactaaccagggcccgagtagggagaggagcccattttgctcatgtgcctcgtttactggcatttataagggcccactgacattgagagtgtatagggcccagaatttgctgcaacgatcctgtctctgataaaacagctcaattctaattcttcaggttaaaggtgctccctcctttaaacagctataacatatatatgtatctggctacaaacaaagctgctttatgaattcatgcaacgcaaacatgtcttaaaagtatttgatactcttattcagtgtgcgcatatttttttacacttactgtagtcatgcttaaattgcaaagcttttatttatcatttatacatattaaaatattagcatacactgtaaaaagtggGACTGGGGTTAATTAATGTTTActaaataattaaaagttaccaatacataataaataaggAGTTGTAGTTAAAAATCAAATTGAGTCTAATTCaacaaatgtaatgtgtttattaATTGTATTTTACACAATTTTGCTTTAATAAAATTAACTGTGACACATTGAGTATACTTTACTTAAATTTTATTGGTTAGGCCTACTTCAAGGATACAGAAAATTGATAGATTTTACTCATTAGGTGGTTGTTGTTTTCAATTAGCTTACACTTCCACCCACTTTTCACCTCATGGACTCCAGACACCACGTTTTGAGCTGCTGTCCCCCAACTTTTTGTACTCCAGCTAAAAACGGTAAGAcctttttaaaatataacattAATTAATGTTATAGCTCTGCTGTAAGTCAAAGACTTCACTTCATAGTTTTATTTATATCTTAGAAGAATGACATGCTAAAATGGTGGTCAGCTCACATTTTCACTTACTCTAGCAGCCCTGCTAGCCTCTGATAGATAAGACATGGAAGTCTTTGCTAGTTCCCAAACAAACTATCTAGTTTTCTTTAGCTGCTAACACCAGCTGGCTAAAGTTGAGCAGAGTCTGTTTGATAGACTTCATATAAGCTCTCTTTTAGCACTAGCAGGCTAGGAGAGCCATATAGTGTACAGCTATCATTATTATCTGTTTATAATAAGATGAGTATTAAgaagtggtgggccgttaacgccgataaagGCCGACATTATCGGCGTTAatggcgttaacggcccaccactagtattaagtattacattttattctatattataaagatattataattttctctgtagcattGACTGGTTTTGTAAATaccc
The genomic region above belongs to Brachyhypopomus gauderio isolate BG-103 chromosome 3, BGAUD_0.2, whole genome shotgun sequence and contains:
- the LOC143510127 gene encoding homeodomain-interacting protein kinase 2-like isoform X2 → MAGRGQPKRRRLSSKGLTSQLQVLSRDVSGQAGESSYYLQCPDHTGAPSPADSTFNPNYNSAAVVSPSSGAEHRQTGFCAANITSSISRPSWSSSSSWWPSSSSLWSSSSSSSSPSRQGVDVALASQSGNAYRKRGGLKRKNREADSSDSVLTLEELSAPGLSNRMAWGEASTTIDYHLEQHEVLCSVSNRYEVLEFLGCGAFGQVAKCWKLGTNETVAIKILKDHPYFARQGQIEMSILSRLSTENADEFNIVRWYECFQHRNHICLVFEMLGQSLYDFLKHSEFSPLPLKYIRPMLQQLATALLKLKSLGLIHTDLKPDNIMLVDPVRQPYRIKVIDFGSATHVSDAVCSSYLQTRYYRSPEIILGLPFCEAIDMWSLGCVIAELFLGWPLYPGASEYDQIRYISQTQGLPPENLLSAGTKTGCYFHRGSGSSYHLWRLKTPLEHKVELGVESRETRKYIFNCLDDMMQVNMPSLESRDILVEKADRREFMDLLKKMLTLDAEHRITPMETLSHTFVTMAHLPHLPHSAHVKSCFQNMEICKRTCTGFNSSRGLFGSGGGAGGAASTDANLPVTFNSQIGQHSQPIIIWYMPSIIIISSGTEDDANLPTSVNQRVDDISCGTVRDSDSSTCSLLSPRHLLTFMDNVTKSLAMAMASAKALP
- the LOC143510127 gene encoding homeodomain-interacting protein kinase 2-like isoform X1, yielding MAGRGQPKRRRLSSKGLTSQLQVLSRDVSGQAGESSYYLQCPDHTGAPSPADSTFNPNYNSAAVVSPSSGAEHRQTGFCAANITSSISRPSWSSSSSWWPSSSSLWSSSSSSSSPSRQGVDVALASQSGNAYRKRGGLKRKNREADSSDSVLTLEELSAPGLSNRMAWGEASTTIDYHLEQHEVLCSVSNRYEVLEFLGCGAFGQVAKCWKLGTNETVAIKILKDHPYFARQGQIEMSILSRLSTENADEFNIVRWYECFQHRNHICLVFEMLGQSLYDFLKHSEFSPLPLKYIRPMLQQLATALLKLKSLGLIHTDLKPDNIMLVDPVRQPYRIKVIDFGSATHVSDAVCSSYLQTRYYRSPEIILGLPFCEAIDMWSLGCVIAELFLGWPLYPGASEYDQIRYISQTQGLPPENLLSAGTKTGCYFHRGSGSSYHLWRLKTPLEHKVELGVESRETRKYIFNCLDDMMQVNMPSLESRDILVEKADRREFMDLLKKMLTLDAEHRITPMETLSHTFVTMAHLPHLPHSAHVKSCFQNMEICKRTCTGFNSSRGLFGSGGGAGGAASTDANLPVTFNSQIGQHSQPIIIWYMPSIIIISSGTEDDANLPTSCSVNQRVDDISCGTVRDSDSSTCSLLSPRHLLTFMDNVTKSLAMAMASAKALP